The Burkholderia mallei ATCC 23344 genome has a window encoding:
- a CDS encoding GMC oxidoreductase: MLGATRSTLWGSRERPRIAAARAPGAAAIRMREEARECAGPRGAGRAPHRATAAGGKTGRRTVRAPSRARVGSNNQKVNRMKQQSYDYDYVVVGSGFGGSVSALRLSEKGYRVLVIEQGRRWTPENLPESTWNLSRWQWRPALGLHGFFSMRFFRHVVVLHGNAVGGGSITYANTLLVPPNKVWREGTWAGLEDWERVMPAHYATAKRMLGVVTNRRMDAADFRLKDMAKLIGVEKSFYPTEVGVFFGDDADAPGTRYADPYFGGAGPERTSCIGCGGCMVGCRHGAKNTLDRNYLYLAERLGAQVREQTKVVDVRPLDARADGAAGYAVEAVSLAAGARGAKSRLTCRGVVFAASSLGTQDLLMRLKEKGSLPRLSDALGKRVRTNAESLIGVRFPKSRVDLSKGVAIGSGIYIDEHTHIEATRYPSGSDTMGLLTTVLTRGAPGGLRVLVWLGALAKLVLTRPLSAWRMIDPRGFARETMIFLCMQTLEGHLTMRLKRRWFWPFSKQLATSGAKIPAYIPAANDFAQKAARALGGVPMTSLTEILLNVPMTAHCMGGAAMARDARDGVCDGRSRVFGYRNMYVCDGSVLGANLGVNPSLTITALAEHAMSHVPAAREQRWDSTAETPVAA, translated from the coding sequence ATGCTCGGCGCAACGCGCTCGACACTATGGGGTTCTCGTGAGCGGCCGCGGATCGCGGCGGCGCGCGCGCCGGGCGCCGCCGCGATCCGGATGCGCGAAGAGGCGCGGGAATGCGCGGGACCACGCGGCGCAGGCCGTGCGCCGCATCGCGCAACGGCGGCCGGCGGGAAAACAGGGAGACGAACCGTTCGTGCACCGTCGCGCGCGCGGGTCGGTTCGAACAATCAAAAGGTGAACCGAATGAAGCAGCAGTCCTACGATTACGACTACGTCGTGGTCGGCTCCGGCTTCGGCGGCAGCGTCTCGGCGCTGCGTCTGTCCGAGAAAGGCTATCGTGTGCTCGTGATCGAGCAGGGCCGTCGCTGGACGCCCGAGAACCTGCCGGAAAGCACGTGGAACCTGTCGCGCTGGCAATGGCGCCCCGCGCTCGGGCTGCACGGCTTCTTCAGCATGCGCTTTTTCAGGCACGTCGTCGTGCTGCACGGCAATGCGGTGGGCGGCGGCTCGATCACGTACGCGAACACGCTGCTCGTGCCGCCCAACAAGGTCTGGCGCGAGGGCACATGGGCCGGCCTCGAGGACTGGGAACGCGTGATGCCCGCGCACTACGCCACCGCGAAGCGCATGCTCGGCGTCGTCACGAACCGGCGAATGGATGCGGCCGACTTCCGGCTGAAGGACATGGCGAAGCTGATCGGCGTCGAGAAGAGCTTCTATCCGACCGAGGTCGGCGTGTTCTTCGGCGACGACGCCGACGCGCCCGGCACGCGCTACGCCGATCCGTACTTCGGCGGCGCGGGCCCGGAGCGCACGTCGTGCATCGGCTGCGGCGGCTGCATGGTCGGCTGCCGCCACGGCGCGAAGAACACGCTCGACCGCAATTACCTGTATCTCGCCGAGCGCCTCGGCGCGCAGGTGCGCGAGCAGACGAAGGTCGTCGACGTGCGCCCGCTCGACGCGCGCGCCGACGGCGCGGCGGGCTACGCGGTCGAAGCGGTGTCGCTCGCGGCGGGCGCGCGCGGCGCGAAAAGCCGCCTCACGTGCCGCGGCGTCGTGTTCGCCGCATCCTCGCTCGGCACGCAGGATCTGCTGATGCGCCTGAAGGAAAAGGGCTCGCTGCCCCGGCTATCGGACGCGCTCGGCAAGCGCGTGCGCACGAACGCCGAATCGCTGATCGGCGTGCGCTTTCCGAAATCGCGCGTCGATCTGTCGAAGGGCGTGGCGATCGGCTCGGGCATCTACATCGACGAGCACACGCACATCGAGGCCACCCGCTATCCTTCGGGCTCCGACACGATGGGGCTGCTCACGACCGTGCTCACGCGCGGCGCGCCGGGCGGTTTGCGTGTGCTCGTGTGGCTCGGCGCGCTCGCGAAGCTCGTTCTCACGCGACCGCTGAGCGCGTGGCGGATGATCGACCCGCGCGGCTTCGCGCGCGAGACGATGATCTTCCTCTGCATGCAGACGCTCGAAGGACACCTGACGATGCGCCTGAAGCGCCGCTGGTTCTGGCCGTTCTCGAAGCAGCTCGCGACCTCCGGCGCGAAGATCCCCGCCTACATTCCGGCCGCGAACGACTTCGCGCAGAAGGCCGCGCGCGCGCTCGGCGGCGTGCCGATGACCTCGCTCACCGAGATCCTGCTGAACGTGCCGATGACCGCGCATTGCATGGGCGGCGCGGCGATGGCGCGCGACGCGCGCGACGGCGTGTGCGACGGCCGCAGCCGCGTGTTCGGCTATCGGAACATGTACGTCTGCGACGGCTCGGTGCTCGGCGCGAACCTCGGCGTCAACCCGAGCCTCACGATCACGGCGCTCGCCGAGCATGCGATGAGCCACGTGCCCGCCGCGCGCGAGCAGCGGTGGGACAGTACCGCGGAGACGCCTGTCGCGGCATGA